From the genome of Pelobates fuscus isolate aPelFus1 chromosome 6, aPelFus1.pri, whole genome shotgun sequence, one region includes:
- the PPP1R3D gene encoding protein phosphatase 1 regulatory subunit 3D: MSFKIHPFPTNRNVKEQVELCMPRSLSYINNLYQNTQLVEGFGERRTHNTFAKDHLPRTQSTANTSCDPQLRPIMRRRTKSLPSSPERKIATKCYPRCHRVRFADSLGLELAEVKIFNAADYPSIPLHVLSRLSINSDLCCSQDLVFAIQFLQPDFQSPAESEGFTERLQRNSVCLEHVVSSEELGISGTIRVVNLAFEKYVSVRYSFTDWKTYYEVSATWKKSKDASSDVFSFGIPLPPYLQHICSAVQIAIRYQAAGKEYWDNNEGKNYSFTYRSHVLKMPRDMEQSWIHFI, from the coding sequence ATGTCTTTCAAAATACACCCTTTCCCAACGAATCGCAACGTTAAGGAGCAAGTTGAGCTCTGCATGCCACGCAGCCTTAGTTATATTAACAATCTGTACCAGAACACACAACTGGTAGAAGGCTTTGGTGAGCGAAGAACCCACAATACATTTGCAAAAGATCATCTTCCCAGAACCCAAAGCACAGCAAATACCAGCTGTGACCCTCAACTAAGGCCCATCATGCGCAGGAGAACCAAATCTCTGCCCAGCTCTCCTGAAAGGAAGATTGCCACCAAGTGTTATCCAAGATGCCACCGAGTGAGGTTTGCGGATTCCCTTGGCCTAGAGCTGGCAGAGGTTAAAATTTTTAATGCTGCGGATTACCCATCCATCCCTCTGCATGTTCTCTCCAGGCTTTCGATTAACTCAGACCTATGCTGTAGCCAGGACTTGGTGTTTGCCATCCAGTTCCTGCAGCCAGACTTCCAATCTCCAGCCGAAAGTGAGGGCTTCACCGAGCGCCTGCAGAGGAACAGCGTCTGCCTGGAGCATGTTGTGAGCTCAGAGGAACTGGGCATCTCTGGGACAATCAGAGTTGTGAACCTGGCATTTGAAAAATACGTCTCAGTCAGGTATTCATTTACAGACTGGAAAACCTATTATGAAGTCAGCGCAACTTGGAAGAAATCCAAAGATGCGAGCTCAGATGTATTTTCATTTGGAATACCACTTCCCCCTTACCTCCAGCACATATGTTCAGCGGTACAAATAGCGATCAGGTACCAGGCTGCAGGTAAAGAATACTGGGACAACAACGAGGGGAAAAACTACAGCTTTACGTACAGGAGTCATGTGTTAAAAATGCCCAGAGACATGGAGCAGAGCTGGATTCATTTCATCTAA